A window of Scophthalmus maximus strain ysfricsl-2021 chromosome 10, ASM2237912v1, whole genome shotgun sequence contains these coding sequences:
- the b3galnt2 gene encoding UDP-GalNAc:beta-1,3-N-acetylgalactosaminyltransferase 2 isoform X1, giving the protein MRTLALVLLPCAVAVLVHLWWAQRPSSSPPDNTTHSDEALPYYEVLVGVLSARHHYELRQAIRETWQGYIQHHPHFRHRVGVKFIVGKHGCPIPEEDREDPYSCSILNFTEPVTGQDAEVEIVTVSDPSALAPSDASAIALDFKVLHPVVITRLGVFPSGTRPELQSNITVKLLQLDQEEAVVTARFSAISTGTMVNGVWYKPVEQFILPKGFEGTLVWESLDSSGLTTVNSSVQLNDGGGVLKISSIAEGTLPHRSALGFPGLAGGFTFTIYDEDGLSGLLRGRPARTEHHASRLRQEDAALQRESLRHGDMVFVDVVDTYRNVPSKLLQFYKWSVGNADFNLLLKTDDDCYIDVDSVLMKIDHKGLKRSNFWWGNFRQSWAVDRIGKWQELEYASPAYPAFACGSGYVVSRDLVQWLASNAEKLKAYQGEDVSMGIWMAAVGPQKYQINRKVVFTGLILATCGSVTAHQRTQAGCVRRSATWTCCRPPSTRPRSCTCSGTGSGPVETPAVVPGATESGSPRG; this is encoded by the exons ATGCGGACGCTAGCGCTCGTTCTGCTGCCCTGTGCCGTTGCCGTCCTGGTGCACTTGTGGTGGGCACAGCGACCCTCCTCCAGCCCGCCGGACAACACCACACACTCGG ATGAAGCATTACCTTACTATGAAGTTCTGGTGGGAGTGCTGTCAGCAAGACATCATTATGAACTGCGACAAGCGATAAGGGAGACCTGGCAGGGCTACATCCAACATCACCCCCACTTCCGGCACAG AGTGGGGGTGAAATTCATCGTGGGTAAACATGGGTGTCCGATTccggaggaggacagggaggatCCGTACTCCTGCTCCATCCTGAACTTCACAGAGCCag TGACGGGGCAGGACGCAGAGGTCGAGATCGTGACGGTGTCTGACCCCTCGGCACTCGCCCCATCCGACGCATCGGCCATCGCCCTGGATTTCAAGGTCCTGCACCCGGTGGTGATCACCAGGCTGGGGGTGTTTCCCAGCGGGACCCGGCCTGAGCTTCAGAGCAACATCACGGTGAAGCTTCTCCAGCTGGACCAGGAG GAGGCTGTGGTTACTGCTCGGTTCAGTGCCATCAGCACCGGGACCATGGTGAACGGAGTGTGGTACAAACCGGTCGAGCAGTTCATCTTGCCTAAG GGTTTTGAGGGGACGCTGGTGTGGGAGAGTCTGGACTCTTCTGGATTGACAACAGTCAACTCCTCTGTGCAGCTCAATGACGGAGGAGGCGTCCTCAAAATCTCCTCC ATCGCAGAAGGCACACTGCCTCATCGAAGTGCTCTTGGATTTCCTGGTTTGGCGGGAGGGTTCACCTTTACAATTTACG ATGAAGACGGTCTGTCCGGCCTCCTGCGAGGTCGCCCGGCCCGGACCGAGCACCACGCCTCCAGGCTGAGGCAGGAGGACGCTGCCTTGCAGCGAGAGAGCCTGAGGCACGGCGACATGGTTTTCGTGGACGTAGTTGACACCTACAGGAACGTGCCTTCAAAACTGCTTCAGTTCTATAAATG GTCTGTGGGAAATGCTGACTTTAATCTGCTGCTGAAGACGGATGATGATTGTTACATCGACGTTGACTCGGTGTTAATGAAGATTGACCACAAGGGTCTCAAGCGCAGCAATTTCTGGTGGGGCAA TTTCAGGCAGAGCTGGGCAGTGGATCGTATTGGGAAGTGGCAGGAGCTGGAGTACGCCAGTCCAGCCTACCCGGCGTTTGCGTGCGGCTCAGGCTACGTGGTCTCTCGTGACCTGGTCCAGTGGCTTGCCAGTAATGCAGAGAAGCTGAAAGCCTACCAG GGAGAAGATGTGAGCATGGGGATATGGATGGCTGCTGTTGGACCACAGAAATATCAG ATCAACAGGAAGGTTGTGTTCACTGGTTTGATTCTGGCAACATGTGGTTCAGTTACAGCTCATCAAAG gacTCAGGCTGGCTGTGTGAGAAGGAGTGCTACCTGGACATGCTGTCGTCCCCCCAGCACACGGCCGAGGAGCTGCACGTGCTCTGGGACAGGAAGCGGGCCTGTGGAGACCCCTGCGGTTGTCCCTGGGGCCACTGAATCGGGTTCACCACGTGGGTAA
- the b3galnt2 gene encoding UDP-GalNAc:beta-1,3-N-acetylgalactosaminyltransferase 2 isoform X2 produces MRTLALVLLPCAVAVLVHLWWAQRPSSSPPDNTTHSDEALPYYEVLVGVLSARHHYELRQAIRETWQGYIQHHPHFRHRVGVKFIVGKHGCPIPEEDREDPYSCSILNFTEPVTGQDAEVEIVTVSDPSALAPSDASAIALDFKVLHPVVITRLGVFPSGTRPELQSNITVKLLQLDQEEAVVTARFSAISTGTMVNGVWYKPVEQFILPKGFEGTLVWESLDSSGLTTVNSSVQLNDGGGVLKISSIAEGTLPHRSALGFPGLAGGFTFTIYDEDGLSGLLRGRPARTEHHASRLRQEDAALQRESLRHGDMVFVDVVDTYRNVPSKLLQFYKWSVGNADFNLLLKTDDDCYIDVDSVLMKIDHKGLKRSNFWWGNFRQSWAVDRIGKWQELEYASPAYPAFACGSGYVVSRDLVQWLASNAEKLKAYQGEDVSMGIWMAAVGPQKYQSVSPPLHLQDSGWLCEKECYLDMLSSPQHTAEELHVLWDRKRACGDPCGCPWGH; encoded by the exons ATGCGGACGCTAGCGCTCGTTCTGCTGCCCTGTGCCGTTGCCGTCCTGGTGCACTTGTGGTGGGCACAGCGACCCTCCTCCAGCCCGCCGGACAACACCACACACTCGG ATGAAGCATTACCTTACTATGAAGTTCTGGTGGGAGTGCTGTCAGCAAGACATCATTATGAACTGCGACAAGCGATAAGGGAGACCTGGCAGGGCTACATCCAACATCACCCCCACTTCCGGCACAG AGTGGGGGTGAAATTCATCGTGGGTAAACATGGGTGTCCGATTccggaggaggacagggaggatCCGTACTCCTGCTCCATCCTGAACTTCACAGAGCCag TGACGGGGCAGGACGCAGAGGTCGAGATCGTGACGGTGTCTGACCCCTCGGCACTCGCCCCATCCGACGCATCGGCCATCGCCCTGGATTTCAAGGTCCTGCACCCGGTGGTGATCACCAGGCTGGGGGTGTTTCCCAGCGGGACCCGGCCTGAGCTTCAGAGCAACATCACGGTGAAGCTTCTCCAGCTGGACCAGGAG GAGGCTGTGGTTACTGCTCGGTTCAGTGCCATCAGCACCGGGACCATGGTGAACGGAGTGTGGTACAAACCGGTCGAGCAGTTCATCTTGCCTAAG GGTTTTGAGGGGACGCTGGTGTGGGAGAGTCTGGACTCTTCTGGATTGACAACAGTCAACTCCTCTGTGCAGCTCAATGACGGAGGAGGCGTCCTCAAAATCTCCTCC ATCGCAGAAGGCACACTGCCTCATCGAAGTGCTCTTGGATTTCCTGGTTTGGCGGGAGGGTTCACCTTTACAATTTACG ATGAAGACGGTCTGTCCGGCCTCCTGCGAGGTCGCCCGGCCCGGACCGAGCACCACGCCTCCAGGCTGAGGCAGGAGGACGCTGCCTTGCAGCGAGAGAGCCTGAGGCACGGCGACATGGTTTTCGTGGACGTAGTTGACACCTACAGGAACGTGCCTTCAAAACTGCTTCAGTTCTATAAATG GTCTGTGGGAAATGCTGACTTTAATCTGCTGCTGAAGACGGATGATGATTGTTACATCGACGTTGACTCGGTGTTAATGAAGATTGACCACAAGGGTCTCAAGCGCAGCAATTTCTGGTGGGGCAA TTTCAGGCAGAGCTGGGCAGTGGATCGTATTGGGAAGTGGCAGGAGCTGGAGTACGCCAGTCCAGCCTACCCGGCGTTTGCGTGCGGCTCAGGCTACGTGGTCTCTCGTGACCTGGTCCAGTGGCTTGCCAGTAATGCAGAGAAGCTGAAAGCCTACCAG GGAGAAGATGTGAGCATGGGGATATGGATGGCTGCTGTTGGACCACAGAAATATCAG TcagtgtccccccccctccacctccaggacTCAGGCTGGCTGTGTGAGAAGGAGTGCTACCTGGACATGCTGTCGTCCCCCCAGCACACGGCCGAGGAGCTGCACGTGCTCTGGGACAGGAAGCGGGCCTGTGGAGACCCCTGCGGTTGTCCCTGGGGCCACTGA
- the b3galnt2 gene encoding UDP-GalNAc:beta-1,3-N-acetylgalactosaminyltransferase 2 isoform X3, producing the protein MRTLALVLLPCAVAVLVHLWWAQRPSSSPPDNTTHSDEALPYYEVLVGVLSARHHYELRQAIRETWQGYIQHHPHFRHRVGVKFIVGKHGCPIPEEDREDPYSCSILNFTEPVTGQDAEVEIVTVSDPSALAPSDASAIALDFKVLHPVVITRLGVFPSGTRPELQSNITVKLLQLDQEEAVVTARFSAISTGTMVNGVWYKPVEQFILPKGFEGTLVWESLDSSGLTTVNSSVQLNDGGGVLKISSIAEGTLPHRSALGFPGLAGGFTFTIYDEDGLSGLLRGRPARTEHHASRLRQEDAALQRESLRHGDMVFVDVVDTYRNVPSKLLQFYKWSVGNADFNLLLKTDDDCYIDVDSVLMKIDHKGLKRSNFWWGNFRQSWAVDRIGKWQELEYASPAYPAFACGSGYVVSRDLVQWLASNAEKLKAYQGEDVSMGIWMAAVGPQKYQDSGWLCEKECYLDMLSSPQHTAEELHVLWDRKRACGDPCGCPWGH; encoded by the exons ATGCGGACGCTAGCGCTCGTTCTGCTGCCCTGTGCCGTTGCCGTCCTGGTGCACTTGTGGTGGGCACAGCGACCCTCCTCCAGCCCGCCGGACAACACCACACACTCGG ATGAAGCATTACCTTACTATGAAGTTCTGGTGGGAGTGCTGTCAGCAAGACATCATTATGAACTGCGACAAGCGATAAGGGAGACCTGGCAGGGCTACATCCAACATCACCCCCACTTCCGGCACAG AGTGGGGGTGAAATTCATCGTGGGTAAACATGGGTGTCCGATTccggaggaggacagggaggatCCGTACTCCTGCTCCATCCTGAACTTCACAGAGCCag TGACGGGGCAGGACGCAGAGGTCGAGATCGTGACGGTGTCTGACCCCTCGGCACTCGCCCCATCCGACGCATCGGCCATCGCCCTGGATTTCAAGGTCCTGCACCCGGTGGTGATCACCAGGCTGGGGGTGTTTCCCAGCGGGACCCGGCCTGAGCTTCAGAGCAACATCACGGTGAAGCTTCTCCAGCTGGACCAGGAG GAGGCTGTGGTTACTGCTCGGTTCAGTGCCATCAGCACCGGGACCATGGTGAACGGAGTGTGGTACAAACCGGTCGAGCAGTTCATCTTGCCTAAG GGTTTTGAGGGGACGCTGGTGTGGGAGAGTCTGGACTCTTCTGGATTGACAACAGTCAACTCCTCTGTGCAGCTCAATGACGGAGGAGGCGTCCTCAAAATCTCCTCC ATCGCAGAAGGCACACTGCCTCATCGAAGTGCTCTTGGATTTCCTGGTTTGGCGGGAGGGTTCACCTTTACAATTTACG ATGAAGACGGTCTGTCCGGCCTCCTGCGAGGTCGCCCGGCCCGGACCGAGCACCACGCCTCCAGGCTGAGGCAGGAGGACGCTGCCTTGCAGCGAGAGAGCCTGAGGCACGGCGACATGGTTTTCGTGGACGTAGTTGACACCTACAGGAACGTGCCTTCAAAACTGCTTCAGTTCTATAAATG GTCTGTGGGAAATGCTGACTTTAATCTGCTGCTGAAGACGGATGATGATTGTTACATCGACGTTGACTCGGTGTTAATGAAGATTGACCACAAGGGTCTCAAGCGCAGCAATTTCTGGTGGGGCAA TTTCAGGCAGAGCTGGGCAGTGGATCGTATTGGGAAGTGGCAGGAGCTGGAGTACGCCAGTCCAGCCTACCCGGCGTTTGCGTGCGGCTCAGGCTACGTGGTCTCTCGTGACCTGGTCCAGTGGCTTGCCAGTAATGCAGAGAAGCTGAAAGCCTACCAG GGAGAAGATGTGAGCATGGGGATATGGATGGCTGCTGTTGGACCACAGAAATATCAG gacTCAGGCTGGCTGTGTGAGAAGGAGTGCTACCTGGACATGCTGTCGTCCCCCCAGCACACGGCCGAGGAGCTGCACGTGCTCTGGGACAGGAAGCGGGCCTGTGGAGACCCCTGCGGTTGTCCCTGGGGCCACTGA
- the ggps1 gene encoding geranylgeranyl pyrophosphate synthase isoform X1 produces the protein MDGDSGAASERILLEPYTYLLQLPGKQVRTKLSQAFNHWLNVPEDKLQVIIEVTEMLHNGSLLIDDIEDSSKLRRGFPVAHSIYGIPSVINSANYVYFLGLEKVLTLEHPEAVQVFTRQLLELHRGQGLDIHWRDTYTCPTEKEYRNMVLQKTGGLFGLAVGLMQLFSEWKHDLKPLLDTLGLFFQIRDDYANLSSQEYSENKSFCEDLTEGKFSFPTIHAIWSRPESTQVQNILRQRTENVDIKRYCVDYLEKVGSFAYTRETLRDLEAESYRLIRGFGGNPQLESLIKHLSQMHREAEDKAKSSTEPHSSQNH, from the exons ATGGATGGTGACTCAGGAGCAGCCTCTGAGCGAATTCTGCTGGAGCCATACACATATTTGTTGCAACTGCCAG gAAAGCAAGTGAGGACAAAACTCTCCCAAGCATTTAACCACTGGCTCAATGTTCCAGAGGACAAACTGCAG GTGATCATCGAGGTGACTGAGATGCTGCACAATGGCAGCCTGCTCATAGACGACATAGAGGACAGCTCCAAGCTGCGGCGAGGCTTCCCTGTGGCTCACAGCATCTATGGCATTCCCTCTGTTATCAACTCCGCCAATTACGTCTACTTCTTGGGGTTGGAAAAGGTGCTGACCCTGGAGCACCCAGAGGCCGTCCAAGTGTTTACCCggcagctgctggagctgcacCGCGGCCAGGGCCTGGACATCCACTGGAGGGACACCTACACCTGTCCCACCGAGAAGGAGTACCGCAACATGGTGCTGCAGAAAACTGGAGGGCTCTTTGGCTTGGCCGTGGGCCTTATGCAGCTCTTCTCAGAGTGGAAACACGACCTGAAACCCCTTCTGGACACGCTCGGCCTCTTCTTCCAGATCCGCGACGACTATGCCAACCTCAGCTCCCAGGAGTACAGCGAGAACAAAAGCTTCTGTGAGGACCTGACCGAGGGCAAGTTCTCCTTCCCCACCATTCATGCCATATGGTCGCGTCCAGAGAGCACCCAGGTGCAGAACATCCTGAGGCAGCGCACAGAGAACGTGGACATCAAACGATACTGCGTGGACTACCTGGAGAAGGTAGGCTCGTTTGCGTACACCCGCGAGACTCTGCGGGACCTGGAAGCGGAGTCCTACCGGCTCATCAGGGGCTTCGGGGGAAACCCTCAACTGGAGAGCCTGATCAAACACCTCAGCCAAATGCACCGCGAAGCAGAAGACAAGGCAAAGTCCAGTACTGAGCCACACTCAAGCCAAAACCACTGA
- the ggps1 gene encoding geranylgeranyl pyrophosphate synthase isoform X2 — MVTQEQPLSEFCWSHTHICCNCQVIIEVTEMLHNGSLLIDDIEDSSKLRRGFPVAHSIYGIPSVINSANYVYFLGLEKVLTLEHPEAVQVFTRQLLELHRGQGLDIHWRDTYTCPTEKEYRNMVLQKTGGLFGLAVGLMQLFSEWKHDLKPLLDTLGLFFQIRDDYANLSSQEYSENKSFCEDLTEGKFSFPTIHAIWSRPESTQVQNILRQRTENVDIKRYCVDYLEKVGSFAYTRETLRDLEAESYRLIRGFGGNPQLESLIKHLSQMHREAEDKAKSSTEPHSSQNH; from the exons ATGGTGACTCAGGAGCAGCCTCTGAGCGAATTCTGCTGGAGCCATACACATATTTGTTGCAACTGCCAG GTGATCATCGAGGTGACTGAGATGCTGCACAATGGCAGCCTGCTCATAGACGACATAGAGGACAGCTCCAAGCTGCGGCGAGGCTTCCCTGTGGCTCACAGCATCTATGGCATTCCCTCTGTTATCAACTCCGCCAATTACGTCTACTTCTTGGGGTTGGAAAAGGTGCTGACCCTGGAGCACCCAGAGGCCGTCCAAGTGTTTACCCggcagctgctggagctgcacCGCGGCCAGGGCCTGGACATCCACTGGAGGGACACCTACACCTGTCCCACCGAGAAGGAGTACCGCAACATGGTGCTGCAGAAAACTGGAGGGCTCTTTGGCTTGGCCGTGGGCCTTATGCAGCTCTTCTCAGAGTGGAAACACGACCTGAAACCCCTTCTGGACACGCTCGGCCTCTTCTTCCAGATCCGCGACGACTATGCCAACCTCAGCTCCCAGGAGTACAGCGAGAACAAAAGCTTCTGTGAGGACCTGACCGAGGGCAAGTTCTCCTTCCCCACCATTCATGCCATATGGTCGCGTCCAGAGAGCACCCAGGTGCAGAACATCCTGAGGCAGCGCACAGAGAACGTGGACATCAAACGATACTGCGTGGACTACCTGGAGAAGGTAGGCTCGTTTGCGTACACCCGCGAGACTCTGCGGGACCTGGAAGCGGAGTCCTACCGGCTCATCAGGGGCTTCGGGGGAAACCCTCAACTGGAGAGCCTGATCAAACACCTCAGCCAAATGCACCGCGAAGCAGAAGACAAGGCAAAGTCCAGTACTGAGCCACACTCAAGCCAAAACCACTGA